A region from the Pseudomonadales bacterium genome encodes:
- the waaC gene encoding lipopolysaccharide heptosyltransferase I → MRILIVKLSSMGDLVQALPAISDIAQHYPNAIIDWVVDEGFAEVPAWHFAINQVIPTAHRRWKRRIWQSLVSGDIRQTLKQIRRQQYDVVLDLQGNLKSALVTRIAKGKRIGADKASVREKPAYLAYDVAISAPRNQLAIERLRHLCADAFGYTVTGDINFGLTALHADALSIALPDKPFLVFVTNASWATKCLPEQHWRLLLAQANEQGYQVLMPWGSQSEQQRCLRLAAGLDYATVLPRLSLSALAVLLQHSEGAICNDTGLAHIAAALAKPTVTVYGPTDPALIAATGPHAMQMTSAELIDCQPCYRRSCAKNNAQSQPLCLAELKVETIWQQFIAQL, encoded by the coding sequence ATGCGAATTCTAATTGTTAAGCTAAGCTCGATGGGCGATCTGGTGCAGGCGCTGCCAGCTATTAGCGATATTGCGCAGCACTATCCGAACGCTATTATCGACTGGGTTGTTGATGAGGGCTTTGCTGAAGTGCCGGCATGGCATTTTGCGATCAATCAGGTGATTCCCACTGCGCATCGGCGTTGGAAAAGGCGTATCTGGCAGAGTCTGGTTTCGGGCGATATTAGGCAAACTCTGAAGCAAATCAGGCGGCAGCAGTATGACGTTGTTTTAGATTTACAAGGTAATCTCAAGTCGGCATTGGTTACCCGCATAGCGAAAGGTAAGCGGATCGGCGCAGATAAGGCTTCGGTGCGCGAAAAGCCGGCTTACTTAGCCTATGATGTAGCCATATCAGCACCGCGCAATCAGCTGGCAATTGAACGGCTGCGACATTTATGTGCAGATGCATTTGGCTATACAGTTACTGGCGATATCAATTTTGGCCTCACTGCATTGCACGCTGATGCACTCAGCATAGCTTTGCCGGATAAGCCTTTTTTAGTCTTTGTGACGAATGCTAGCTGGGCGACAAAGTGCTTACCTGAGCAGCATTGGCGTTTACTATTGGCGCAGGCCAACGAGCAGGGTTATCAAGTCTTGATGCCTTGGGGTAGTCAGTCAGAACAGCAGCGCTGCCTAAGATTAGCGGCCGGGCTTGATTATGCAACGGTATTGCCTCGCTTATCACTGTCAGCTCTTGCCGTATTGTTGCAGCACAGTGAGGGGGCTATCTGCAATGATACCGGCTTGGCACATATTGCCGCGGCTTTGGCGAAGCCAACTGTAACCGTTTATGGCCCCACAGACCCTGCATTGATTGCTGCCACAGGACCGCATGCGATGCAGATGACCTCAGCTGAGCTGATCGATTGTCAGCCATGTTACCGACGCAGCTGCGCTAAAAATAATGCGCAATCGCAGCCGCTGTGTTTAGCTGAATTAAAAGTAGAAACTATTTGGCAGCAATTTATCGCGCAGCTTTAA
- a CDS encoding YebC/PmpR family DNA-binding transcriptional regulator encodes MGRAYQNRKESMAKTSDMKAKVYSKYGREIYVCAKSGGADPDGNLALRALMDRAKKDQVPSHVIEKAIDKATGAGGEDFDPARYEGFGPGGAMVIIECLTDNSNRTFGDVRQCFTKTKSKIGTQGTCAHSFDHAAIFVFKGDDDEAILEALMMADVDVTDIENEDGKITVFAPHTEYAKARHALTDEAGISEFEVDEIQFVPHASHPITGDDVEMFEKFLDMLNFLDDVQRVYHNAEY; translated from the coding sequence ATGGGTCGAGCCTACCAAAACCGTAAAGAGTCGATGGCCAAAACCTCTGATATGAAAGCAAAGGTTTATAGCAAATATGGTCGCGAAATATATGTTTGCGCTAAATCTGGCGGAGCTGACCCAGATGGTAATTTAGCCCTACGTGCGCTCATGGATCGGGCCAAAAAAGACCAGGTACCTAGCCATGTGATTGAAAAGGCCATTGATAAAGCCACAGGCGCAGGAGGAGAAGATTTTGATCCTGCTCGTTATGAAGGTTTTGGGCCGGGTGGCGCTATGGTGATTATCGAATGTCTAACGGATAATTCAAACCGTACCTTTGGCGATGTGCGTCAATGCTTTACCAAAACTAAGTCAAAAATTGGTACTCAGGGTACTTGCGCGCATTCTTTTGACCATGCGGCGATCTTTGTGTTTAAAGGTGATGACGATGAGGCGATCCTAGAGGCGCTGATGATGGCTGATGTGGATGTGACGGATATCGAAAACGAAGACGGTAAAATCACGGTGTTTGCACCGCATACCGAATACGCTAAAGCACGTCATGCCTTAACTGATGAGGCGGGTATAAGTGAATTTGAAGTTGATGAAATTCAATTTGTGCCGCACGCTTCGCATCCGATTACGGGCGATGATGTTGAGATGTTTGAGAAATTCTTAGACATGCTGAATTTTCTAGATGATGTGCAGCGTGTCTATCATAATGCTGAATACTAG